The genomic window AGGATACTTGTCCAATATGGATGATTCGATGAAAGTTGATCGCAGGGCTTTAATTTACCATTCAGGAAAACCTCATCTTAATAGTGGTTTTTTACCTGATCAATGGTTTCCATTACATGCTTCATCAGAATCGCCCGACCGTTTTGGCCCTGAACTCGGTTTTGGATCACAATTACAAAATCTTCGTCCAAAAGCTCGTATAGCCATTATAAAACATGCACATAGTGGTACCAATCTTTATAAACAATGGAATCCAGGGAAGGATCAAAAGGATACCATAAACCAAGGTTTACAATATAAGGTATTTATAAGTACAGTTAAATCTGGGTTGGATAGTTTAGTCAAACGTGGCTATCAACCTGTGATTAAGGGTATGTTGTGGCAGCAGGGCGAATCCGATACTGATAAAGGGGAGGAAATAAGCAAGAGTTACGGTAAAAACTTGAAGCAATTCATTATTCGGGTCAGACAGGATTTAAAAACAGCCAATATGCTGTTTGTTTACGGTTATGTGTGCCCACCACCCAATAAGAGTATAGCAATAGATGAAGTTCGAAACGGACAGCGTGAAGTAGCATCGGGTGCTAAAACATCATTATCTGTCCGCAATGCTTATGTTATACTTACTGATGATCTCAGCCAAAGAGCAAGTGATAAAAATACGCGTTATCCAAAAGATCATATCCATTTTGGTACCAAGGGGACCTGGGAGCTGGGATTGAGAATGGCCGAAGAGATAAATAAACATTTAAAATAGATTATCATTAACAATGAAAAAAATAATTATCGCTGTATTATTTACCGCCTTGTATAGAACTACTTTCGGACAGGCGAGTTTGCAGCCATTTAATTTAACGGAAGTCCGTTTGCTCGAAGGGCCATTTAGGCAGGCCCAGGAAACTGACAAAAAATATATGCTTTCGC from Flavobacterium sp. W4I14 includes these protein-coding regions:
- a CDS encoding lysophospholipase L1-like esterase (product_source=COG2755; cog=COG2755; pfam=PF03629; superfamily=52266), whose amino-acid sequence is MRGNLILILTFIGFSCFGQKKPVIEVYLIGGQSNATGQGYLSNMDDSMKVDRRALIYHSGKPHLNSGFLPDQWFPLHASSESPDRFGPELGFGSQLQNLRPKARIAIIKHAHSGTNLYKQWNPGKDQKDTINQGLQYKVFISTVKSGLDSLVKRGYQPVIKGMLWQQGESDTDKGEEISKSYGKNLKQFIIRVRQDLKTANMLFVYGYVCPPPNKSIAIDEVRNGQREVASGAKTSLSVRNAYVILTDDLSQRASDKNTRYPKDHIHFGTKGTWELGLRMAEEINKHLK